The Streptomyces sp. NBC_00344 genome includes a window with the following:
- a CDS encoding glycosyltransferase family 39 protein produces MTTLHHQPVPVPAEPPRHRGASGLWRGRNDDRPWVRPAFLALLLLTLVTYLWNLSASGYANSFYSAAAQAGGASWKALFFGSLDSANAITADKPPAALWPMGLSVKFFGLSSWAILVPEVLMGVGTVAVLYAAVRRRFSAAAGLIAGTVLALTPVAALMFRFNNPDAMLALLMTVTVYCVLRALEGARTKWLVWAGAAVGLAFLAKTLQAFLILPPLAVVYAVFAPTTVRRRFGQLGLSALALVAAGGWWTAIVELWPASSRPYVGGSQNNSFLELTFGYNGLGRISGDETGSVGGGGRGGGAGQGGQWGETGIDRMFSSEIGSQISWLLPAALILFVAGVVITRRAGRTDTVRAGFLVWGGALLMTAGTFSFMAGIFHQYYTVALAPYIAALVGMGVTVLWEERGKPVWSAVLGAAVAATAIWSYVLLGRTPDYLPWLRWAVLIAGLAAAVGLAVARRLNRRAALGAAGIGLVASLAGPFAYSMSTVNSAHTGSIVTAGPAGASRMGGRGGGPRGGFGGRDGGTGLPPAGQAGQAGQAGRAGGGRPGTAPAGQGGQPGQPSAGQVQPGGATPQGGGMRGGGMPGGVAGEMRGGGGGMGGLLDGASVSASVKARISANADSYTWMAAAIGSQNAASYQLATEKPVMAIGGFNGSDPSPTLAQFKADVSKGRIHYFISGGGMGGGGAGSGSASKISSWVEANYTKVTVGSTTLYDLTQPKS; encoded by the coding sequence ATGACCACCCTTCACCATCAGCCGGTTCCGGTCCCCGCGGAGCCGCCCCGGCACCGCGGCGCCAGTGGTCTGTGGCGCGGCAGAAACGATGACCGGCCCTGGGTACGGCCCGCCTTCCTGGCGCTGCTGCTGCTCACCCTGGTGACCTACCTCTGGAATCTCAGCGCTTCCGGCTACGCCAACTCCTTCTACTCCGCGGCCGCGCAGGCCGGAGGCGCGAGCTGGAAGGCGCTGTTCTTCGGTTCGCTGGACTCGGCGAACGCGATCACCGCCGACAAACCGCCGGCCGCGCTCTGGCCGATGGGCCTTTCGGTGAAGTTCTTCGGACTGAGTTCCTGGGCGATCCTCGTCCCCGAAGTGCTGATGGGCGTCGGGACGGTCGCGGTGCTGTACGCCGCGGTACGGCGCAGGTTCAGCGCCGCCGCCGGACTGATCGCGGGCACGGTCCTCGCGCTGACCCCGGTCGCCGCACTGATGTTCCGCTTCAACAATCCCGACGCCATGCTCGCGCTGCTGATGACCGTCACGGTCTACTGCGTGCTGCGCGCGCTGGAGGGCGCACGGACCAAGTGGCTGGTGTGGGCCGGAGCCGCGGTGGGTCTGGCCTTCCTCGCGAAGACACTGCAGGCGTTCCTGATCCTGCCGCCGCTCGCCGTGGTGTACGCGGTGTTCGCCCCCACGACCGTGCGCAGGCGGTTCGGCCAGCTGGGGCTCTCCGCGCTGGCTCTGGTGGCCGCCGGCGGGTGGTGGACCGCGATCGTCGAGCTGTGGCCCGCCTCCTCCCGCCCGTACGTCGGAGGCTCGCAGAACAACTCCTTCCTTGAACTGACCTTCGGCTACAACGGGCTCGGCCGGATCAGCGGCGATGAGACCGGCAGCGTGGGCGGCGGCGGTCGCGGCGGCGGTGCGGGCCAGGGCGGGCAGTGGGGGGAGACCGGGATCGACCGGATGTTCAGCTCCGAGATCGGCAGCCAGATCTCCTGGCTGCTGCCGGCCGCGCTGATCCTCTTCGTCGCGGGTGTGGTGATCACCCGGCGGGCCGGGCGCACCGACACCGTCCGTGCCGGCTTCCTGGTGTGGGGCGGCGCGCTGCTGATGACCGCGGGGACCTTCAGCTTCATGGCGGGGATCTTCCACCAGTACTACACGGTGGCCCTCGCGCCGTACATCGCCGCGCTCGTCGGCATGGGCGTCACCGTGCTGTGGGAGGAACGTGGCAAGCCGGTGTGGTCCGCGGTGCTCGGTGCGGCGGTCGCCGCGACGGCGATCTGGTCGTACGTGCTGCTCGGCCGGACACCGGACTATCTGCCCTGGCTGCGCTGGGCGGTGCTGATCGCGGGTCTCGCGGCTGCTGTCGGCCTTGCCGTGGCCCGGAGGCTGAACCGGCGTGCTGCGCTGGGGGCAGCCGGGATCGGACTGGTGGCGTCGCTCGCGGGGCCGTTCGCTTACTCGATGTCGACGGTGAACAGTGCGCACACCGGGTCGATCGTGACGGCGGGCCCGGCGGGGGCGAGCCGGATGGGAGGCAGGGGCGGCGGCCCCCGCGGTGGCTTCGGCGGCAGGGACGGCGGTACGGGACTGCCTCCGGCGGGACAGGCCGGACAAGCGGGACAGGCCGGACGGGCTGGGGGCGGGCGGCCCGGAACGGCTCCGGCCGGACAGGGCGGTCAGCCGGGACAGCCGTCCGCCGGGCAGGTACAGCCGGGTGGGGCCACCCCGCAGGGCGGCGGTATGCGGGGTGGCGGTATGCCGGGTGGCGTGGCGGGCGAGATGCGCGGCGGGGGAGGCGGTATGGGCGGTCTCCTCGACGGGGCGTCAGTCAGTGCCTCGGTCAAGGCCAGGATCAGCGCGAACGCGGACAGCTATACATGGATGGCGGCTGCGATCGGCTCCCAGAACGCCGCGAGCTACCAGCTCGCCACCGAGAAGCCGGTGATGGCGATCGGCGGTTTCAACGGCAGTGATCCCTCGCCGACGCTCGCCCAGTTCAAGGCGGATGTCTCGAAGGGCAGGATCCACTACTTCATCTCGGGCGGCGGCATGGGCGGAGGCGGGGCCGGCAGCGGATCCGCCTCGAAGATCAGCTCCTGGGTGGAGGCGAACTACACGAAGGTGACAGTGGGAAGCACGACCCTGTACGACCTCACTCAGCCGAAGAGCTGA
- a CDS encoding endonuclease/exonuclease/phosphatase family protein, with amino-acid sequence MKLTRRVTEVLLAAAVLATAAAAPARARGHDVPLRVASYNIHAGAGMDNVFDLDRQEAALRGLHADVIGLEEVDVHWDARSEWRDLAGELAERLGMHVSFAPIYSIDGREYGVAVLSRYRIIGATNHEITRLSTQDPDPVPAPAPGFGEVVLRVKGVPLHVYVTHLDYRADPSVRVAQVADTRRIMAEDHGRKVLLGDFNAEPNAPELAPLWRELRNAEPGLPTFPALDPVKRIDYVAVSPGIAVRGATVADTLASDHRPIVADLSLR; translated from the coding sequence ATGAAGCTGACTCGTCGTGTCACTGAAGTGCTTCTGGCTGCCGCCGTCCTGGCGACGGCCGCGGCGGCCCCCGCGCGGGCTCGCGGTCACGATGTGCCACTGCGGGTCGCCTCGTACAACATCCACGCGGGGGCCGGCATGGACAACGTCTTCGATCTGGACCGGCAGGAGGCGGCTCTGCGCGGTCTGCACGCCGATGTCATCGGCCTGGAGGAGGTCGACGTCCACTGGGACGCCCGCAGCGAGTGGCGCGATCTGGCGGGTGAGCTCGCCGAGCGGCTCGGCATGCACGTCTCGTTCGCGCCGATCTACAGCATCGACGGCCGCGAGTACGGCGTCGCCGTACTGTCCAGGTACCGCATCATCGGCGCCACCAACCACGAGATCACCCGTCTCTCCACCCAGGACCCCGATCCGGTGCCCGCACCGGCTCCCGGATTCGGCGAGGTCGTCCTGCGGGTGAAGGGCGTACCGCTGCATGTGTACGTCACCCATCTGGACTACCGCGCCGACCCCTCGGTGCGGGTCGCGCAGGTCGCGGACACCCGCCGCATCATGGCCGAGGACCACGGCCGCAAGGTGCTGCTGGGGGACTTCAACGCGGAGCCGAACGCACCTGAGCTGGCGCCGTTGTGGCGCGAACTGCGGAATGCGGAGCCGGGACTGCCGACGTTTCCGGCCCTCGATCCGGTGAAACGGATCGACTACGTAGCGGTTTCTCCGGGGATCGCGGTGCGGGGGGCGACGGTGGCCGACACGCTCGCATCGGACCACCGGCCGATCGTGGCCGATCTTTCCCTGCGGTGA
- a CDS encoding MFS transporter — MTATAAEQQNTRTGHPQRWLILGVICLAQLTVLLDNTVLNVAIPSLTRELDASTADIQWMINAYSLVQSGLLLTAGSSADRYGRKKMLIAGLALFGAGSLVAGLAQSTVQLIVARAGMGVGGALLMTTTLAVVVQIFDDTERVRAIGLWSTVNSLGFAAGPLIGGTLLDHFWWGAIFLVNIPVAAVGLVAVIALVPESRNPSGDRPDLLGALLSTVGMTAVVYAIISGPGDGWTSARVLVSAATGIVFLAAFVAWELHVPHPMLDMHFFRNRRFVGAVAGAVLVAFGMGGSLFLLTQHLQFVLGYGPLDAGLRTAPLALTIVALNLTGVSARMLPRLGTPGTIATGMTALAAGLAAIAVLGGDSYAGMMLGLVIMGAGIAFAMPAMANAIMSAIPPEKAGVGAGVNGTLAEFGNGLGVAVLGAVLNSRFSALVPTAVGAASLPAALAAATGPGERARIADAFATGVQTSQLVGALAVLVGGLLAAVLLRRAERAEAAATAA, encoded by the coding sequence ATGACGGCCACCGCCGCCGAGCAGCAGAACACCCGTACCGGGCACCCGCAGCGCTGGCTGATCCTCGGGGTCATCTGCCTCGCCCAGCTCACCGTGCTCCTCGACAACACGGTCCTCAATGTCGCGATCCCCTCGCTCACCCGTGAACTCGACGCGTCGACCGCAGACATCCAGTGGATGATCAACGCCTACTCGCTGGTCCAGTCGGGTCTGCTGCTCACCGCGGGCAGTTCCGCCGACCGCTACGGCCGCAAGAAGATGCTGATCGCCGGCCTGGCGCTCTTCGGCGCCGGATCGCTGGTCGCCGGGCTCGCCCAGTCCACCGTCCAGCTGATCGTGGCCCGTGCCGGCATGGGAGTCGGCGGCGCGCTGCTGATGACCACCACGCTCGCCGTGGTGGTGCAGATCTTCGACGACACCGAGCGGGTCAGGGCCATCGGCCTCTGGTCCACGGTGAACTCGCTCGGCTTCGCCGCCGGACCGCTGATCGGAGGGACGCTGCTCGACCACTTCTGGTGGGGTGCGATCTTCCTGGTCAACATCCCGGTGGCGGCCGTCGGTCTGGTCGCGGTGATCGCCCTCGTACCGGAGTCCAGGAATCCGTCCGGTGACCGGCCCGATCTGCTGGGTGCGCTGCTCTCCACGGTCGGTATGACCGCCGTCGTCTACGCGATCATCTCCGGCCCGGGGGACGGCTGGACGTCCGCACGGGTCCTCGTGTCGGCCGCGACCGGCATCGTCTTCCTGGCCGCCTTCGTGGCCTGGGAACTGCACGTCCCCCATCCGATGCTCGATATGCACTTCTTCCGCAACCGGCGCTTCGTAGGAGCCGTCGCCGGGGCGGTCCTGGTCGCCTTCGGTATGGGCGGCTCGCTCTTCCTGCTCACCCAGCACCTGCAATTCGTGCTCGGCTACGGGCCGTTGGACGCCGGGCTGAGGACCGCGCCGCTCGCTCTCACCATCGTGGCGCTGAATCTGACCGGTGTATCGGCCAGGATGCTGCCCAGGCTCGGCACCCCCGGGACCATCGCCACCGGGATGACCGCGCTCGCCGCAGGGCTCGCAGCGATCGCCGTGCTCGGCGGGGACAGCTACGCGGGCATGATGCTGGGGCTGGTGATCATGGGTGCGGGTATCGCGTTCGCCATGCCGGCGATGGCAAACGCGATCATGAGCGCGATTCCCCCGGAGAAGGCGGGTGTCGGCGCGGGCGTCAACGGCACCCTCGCCGAATTCGGCAACGGCCTGGGCGTCGCGGTGCTGGGAGCGGTGCTCAACTCCCGCTTCTCCGCACTCGTTCCCACGGCGGTGGGCGCTGCCTCGCTGCCGGCCGCCCTGGCCGCCGCCACCGGCCCCGGCGAACGCGCCCGTATCGCCGATGCCTTCGCCACCGGGGTGCAGACCAGTCAACTGGTCGGCGCGCTCGCCGTGCTCGTCGGCGGACTGCTGGCCGCCGTGCTGCTGCGGCGGGCCGAGCGGGCGGAGGCCGCGGCAACAGCGGCATGA
- a CDS encoding TetR/AcrR family transcriptional regulator, with translation MATAADRAKGPARTSVWLEGKAARPRRTDQPAGLDLEKITAATVRLLDSEGLSKFSMRRLAAGLGVTAMSVYWYVDTKDDLLELALDSVMGELSVPALEDTGQWREQLRQLASGYRGLLVQHPWVSPLIGEFLNIGPHSMVFSTAVQRVMRSSGLPLRGQTGGLSAVFQFVYGFGTVEGHFRDRCRRAGMSQDEYFRQAMGTISEQPGLRETFEEAQDVMDARGGDTVEEMRERDFRFALDLLIAGIEAKRELS, from the coding sequence ATGGCGACTGCGGCCGACCGTGCGAAGGGTCCCGCGCGGACCAGTGTCTGGCTGGAGGGCAAGGCTGCTCGCCCCCGGAGAACCGATCAGCCGGCCGGCCTGGATCTGGAGAAGATCACCGCGGCGACGGTCCGGCTGCTCGACTCGGAGGGCCTGTCGAAGTTCTCCATGCGCCGGCTCGCCGCCGGTCTCGGGGTGACGGCCATGTCGGTCTACTGGTACGTGGACACCAAGGACGACCTCCTCGAACTGGCCCTCGACTCGGTGATGGGCGAGCTGTCCGTCCCGGCGCTCGAGGACACCGGCCAGTGGCGCGAGCAGCTCCGTCAGCTCGCGTCCGGTTATCGCGGCCTGCTGGTGCAGCACCCCTGGGTGTCGCCGCTCATCGGCGAGTTCCTCAATATCGGCCCGCACTCGATGGTCTTCTCGACGGCGGTCCAGCGTGTGATGCGCAGCAGCGGCCTGCCGCTGCGCGGACAGACGGGCGGCCTCTCGGCGGTATTCCAGTTCGTGTACGGGTTCGGCACCGTCGAGGGCCACTTCAGGGACCGCTGCCGGCGGGCCGGGATGAGCCAGGACGAGTACTTCCGCCAGGCCATGGGCACCATCAGCGAACAGCCCGGCCTCCGCGAGACGTTCGAGGAGGCCCAGGATGTGATGGACGCACGCGGTGGCGACACGGTCGAGGAGATGCGTGAACGGGACTTCCGGTTCGCCCTGGATCTGCTGATCGCCGGCATCGAGGCCAAGCGCGAGCTCTCGTAG
- a CDS encoding PPOX class F420-dependent oxidoreductase, which yields MAPNIASNTAVELAELLEFVRERHRAILLTTRSDGRPQGSPLTCGVDDSGRLVMSTYPERAKTRNARRDTRVSVIVLSDEWNGPWVQVDGSAEVIDSPDSVEPLVEYFRNISGEHPDWDEYRAAMVKQGKSIIRITPERWSPIATGGFPARLAEGD from the coding sequence ATGGCACCCAACATCGCAAGCAACACCGCCGTCGAACTCGCGGAACTGCTGGAGTTCGTCCGCGAAAGGCACCGGGCCATCCTGCTGACCACCCGGTCCGACGGCCGGCCCCAGGGCTCACCGCTGACCTGTGGAGTGGACGACTCCGGCCGGCTCGTCATGTCCACCTATCCGGAGCGCGCGAAGACCCGTAACGCCAGGCGCGACACACGGGTGAGCGTGATCGTGCTGTCCGACGAGTGGAACGGACCGTGGGTCCAGGTCGACGGCAGCGCCGAGGTCATCGACTCGCCCGATTCCGTGGAGCCGCTGGTCGAGTACTTCCGGAACATCTCGGGAGAGCACCCGGACTGGGACGAGTACCGCGCCGCCATGGTCAAGCAGGGCAAGTCCATCATCCGGATCACCCCGGAGCGCTGGAGCCCCATCGCCACCGGCGGTTTCCCCGCGCGGCTCGCTGAGGGCGACTAG
- a CDS encoding YceI family protein has translation MGLRAQVRTRDGWAVQHAVVTVTDMTGSQVLRAAVDENGAVHADAPLTPGAHTVIVTAVGYAPAASTAFVTASGRADVGTVVLARQGGVELPPPGTWTLDPAHSSVGAVAQHLGISSVHGRFTDFVGRIEIADDVEKSRVEAVISAASIDTGNAMRDGHLKSGDFLDVENFPQITYSSTGVVPAGPDRWTVHGELALHGVARDIDLDLSYLGTGPDPWGGVRAAFHATAELRREDFAMNYNQVVQAGISAIGTTLKVELDIQAVQGDSLPAV, from the coding sequence ATGGGACTTCGCGCACAGGTACGGACGCGCGACGGCTGGGCCGTACAGCACGCCGTGGTGACCGTGACCGACATGACCGGCAGCCAGGTGCTGCGGGCGGCAGTCGACGAGAACGGAGCGGTGCACGCCGACGCCCCGCTGACCCCGGGCGCGCACACCGTCATCGTGACGGCCGTCGGCTACGCCCCCGCGGCTTCGACGGCGTTCGTCACCGCGAGCGGCCGGGCCGATGTGGGCACGGTGGTACTGGCCAGGCAGGGCGGAGTGGAACTCCCGCCGCCGGGGACCTGGACGCTCGACCCCGCGCACTCCTCGGTGGGCGCGGTCGCCCAGCACCTGGGTATCTCCAGCGTGCACGGCCGTTTCACCGATTTCGTGGGCCGCATCGAGATCGCCGACGACGTCGAGAAGTCGCGTGTCGAAGCGGTCATCTCGGCGGCCTCGATCGACACCGGCAACGCCATGCGGGACGGCCATCTGAAATCCGGGGACTTCCTGGATGTGGAGAACTTCCCGCAGATCACCTACAGCAGCACCGGGGTGGTACCGGCGGGACCTGACCGCTGGACGGTCCACGGCGAACTGGCCCTGCACGGTGTCGCACGGGACATCGATCTGGATCTGAGCTATCTGGGCACCGGGCCGGACCCGTGGGGCGGGGTCCGCGCGGCCTTCCACGCCACGGCGGAACTGCGTCGCGAGGACTTCGCGATGAACTACAACCAGGTGGTCCAGGCGGGGATCTCGGCGATCGGCACCACGCTGAAGGTCGAGCTGGACATCCAGGCGGTCCAGGGCGACTCCCTGCCCGCCGTCTGA
- a CDS encoding MFS transporter, with protein MATTTPAGVRGGHAKHGGHPTPDDSAPMTHRQIMEALSGLLLGMFVAILSSTIVTNALPKIVADLHGSQSSYTWVVTASLLAMTATTPLWGKLSDLFSKKLLVQIALIVYVLGSAAAGLSQNASTLIVFRVVQGIGVGGLSALAQIVMAAMISPRERGRYSGYLGATFAVATVGGPLLGGVITDTSWLGWRWCFYVGVPFAIIALIVLQKTLKLPVIKRDVKVDWGGAFFVAAAVSLLMIWITFAGNKYDWISWQTYAMVGGSIVLGLLFVLVESKASEPIIPLRLFRNPTITLASIASLFVGVAMFSGTVFFSQYFQLARGKSPTMSGVMTIPMIGGLFISSTVSGQFITKTGRWKAWLVSGGVLVTAGLGLLSTIRYDTTYWHVAIFMALMGLGIGMMMQNLVLCTQNQVSQQDLGSASSTVTFFRSLGGAVGVSALGAVLGNRVTHFVTEGLTDLGPKGAGLASKAMGDGSVPDLARLPAPLRTIMESAYGHGVADIFLFAAPCALVALLVTLFIKEVPLRTRAAGAPEPEPAAALAAEAAPAEVAAPAPDAVSVPSVPSPEETMPMQPAPTSGIAVRGVVRGAEGAPVGHAAVTLISLAGRQLGRAVSQLDGGYAVDAPGSGSYVLIASADGFQPQASTVVVSDEELSYDILLSGTSGLAGLVKAVDGGAPIEGAMVVVTDVRGDVLATGKSGAQGEFTFAELIPGSVTVAVNATGFRPLAMPVEVGGQGVTRIEAALQSGALVQGVVRGGADRRPLPDARVTLVDAAGNVVATATTGNDGAYGFADLNSGEYTVIATGYPPVAGSLTVAGSGVDGHDIELAHPGE; from the coding sequence ATGGCTACGACCACACCGGCAGGTGTGCGGGGCGGCCACGCCAAGCACGGGGGGCATCCCACCCCCGACGACAGTGCGCCGATGACTCACCGGCAGATCATGGAGGCACTGTCCGGGCTGCTGCTCGGCATGTTCGTCGCGATCCTGTCGTCGACCATCGTCACCAACGCACTGCCCAAGATCGTCGCCGATCTGCACGGCAGCCAGTCCTCGTACACCTGGGTCGTCACCGCGTCCCTCCTGGCGATGACGGCGACCACCCCGCTGTGGGGCAAGCTGTCCGACCTGTTCAGCAAGAAGCTGCTGGTCCAGATAGCCCTGATCGTCTACGTCCTGGGCTCGGCAGCGGCCGGACTCTCGCAGAACGCCTCCACCCTGATCGTCTTCCGGGTCGTCCAGGGCATCGGCGTCGGCGGTCTCTCCGCCCTCGCCCAGATCGTGATGGCCGCGATGATCTCCCCGCGCGAGCGGGGTCGCTACAGCGGTTACCTCGGTGCCACATTCGCAGTCGCGACCGTCGGAGGCCCGCTGCTCGGCGGTGTCATCACCGACACCAGCTGGCTCGGCTGGCGCTGGTGCTTCTACGTCGGAGTGCCGTTCGCGATCATCGCGCTGATCGTGCTGCAGAAGACCCTGAAGCTCCCGGTCATCAAGCGGGACGTCAAGGTCGACTGGGGCGGCGCCTTCTTCGTGGCCGCGGCCGTCTCGCTGCTGATGATCTGGATCACCTTCGCCGGAAACAAGTACGACTGGATCTCCTGGCAGACCTACGCCATGGTCGGCGGTTCCATCGTCCTCGGCCTGCTCTTCGTGCTCGTCGAGTCCAAGGCGAGCGAGCCGATCATCCCGCTGAGGCTCTTCCGCAACCCCACGATCACTTTGGCGTCGATCGCCTCGCTGTTCGTCGGTGTCGCGATGTTCTCCGGCACCGTCTTCTTCAGCCAGTACTTCCAGCTGGCTCGCGGCAAGTCGCCGACGATGTCCGGTGTGATGACGATCCCGATGATCGGCGGTCTGTTCATCTCGTCGACCGTTTCGGGGCAGTTCATCACCAAGACGGGCCGCTGGAAGGCCTGGCTGGTCAGCGGCGGTGTGCTGGTGACCGCGGGGCTCGGCCTGCTCTCCACCATCCGGTACGACACCACGTACTGGCATGTGGCGATCTTCATGGCGCTGATGGGTCTCGGCATCGGCATGATGATGCAGAACCTGGTGCTCTGCACGCAGAACCAGGTGTCCCAGCAGGACCTCGGTTCGGCGTCCTCCACCGTCACCTTCTTCCGCTCCCTCGGCGGTGCGGTCGGCGTCTCGGCACTGGGTGCGGTGCTGGGCAACCGCGTCACCCACTTCGTCACCGAGGGCCTGACGGACCTCGGGCCCAAGGGGGCCGGGCTCGCCTCCAAGGCGATGGGTGACGGTTCGGTCCCCGACCTGGCCAGGCTGCCCGCCCCGCTCCGCACGATCATGGAGAGCGCCTACGGGCACGGTGTCGCCGACATCTTCCTGTTCGCGGCCCCGTGCGCGCTGGTCGCCCTCCTGGTGACGCTCTTCATCAAGGAGGTCCCGCTGCGGACCCGCGCCGCCGGCGCGCCCGAGCCGGAGCCCGCCGCTGCCCTGGCCGCTGAGGCGGCCCCCGCGGAGGTCGCCGCCCCGGCTCCCGACGCCGTGAGTGTCCCGAGTGTTCCGAGTCCCGAGGAGACGATGCCGATGCAGCCCGCCCCCACCTCCGGCATCGCCGTCCGCGGTGTGGTCCGAGGCGCCGAAGGCGCACCCGTCGGCCATGCGGCCGTCACGCTGATCTCGCTGGCCGGACGCCAGCTGGGCCGTGCGGTCTCCCAGCTGGACGGCGGTTACGCGGTGGACGCGCCGGGCTCCGGCTCGTACGTCCTGATCGCCTCGGCCGACGGCTTCCAGCCGCAGGCGTCCACCGTGGTGGTGTCCGACGAGGAACTCTCGTACGACATCCTGCTGTCCGGCACCAGCGGCCTGGCAGGTCTGGTGAAGGCCGTCGACGGCGGCGCCCCCATCGAGGGCGCCATGGTCGTCGTCACCGACGTCCGCGGCGATGTACTGGCCACCGGCAAGTCGGGTGCGCAGGGCGAGTTCACCTTCGCCGAGCTGATCCCCGGATCGGTGACCGTGGCGGTCAACGCGACCGGCTTCCGGCCGCTGGCCATGCCGGTGGAGGTCGGCGGCCAGGGTGTGACCCGTATCGAGGCCGCCCTGCAGTCCGGCGCCCTGGTCCAGGGCGTCGTACGCGGCGGGGCCGACCGGCGGCCACTGCCCGACGCCCGGGTGACCCTGGTCGACGCGGCAGGAAACGTGGTCGCCACCGCGACCACCGGGAACGACGGAGCGTATGGCTTCGCCGACCTCAACTCGGGCGAGTACACGGTCATCGCGACGGGTTACCCCCCGGTGGCGGGCTCGTTGACGGTCGCGGGAAGCGGCGTCGACGGACACGACATCGAGCTGGCCCACCCGGGCGAGTAG
- a CDS encoding MarR family winged helix-turn-helix transcriptional regulator: MAEQSQFEELARQLSAIGAVKRGLSRILPPECPTGSAAVLSLLGQHGEMRMSRLAELLAVDMSVTSRHVTHVAERGWIERSPDPVDKRSRILRLTAAGSDMLDDLAERHIATLARTLSDWSDDEVGQLNVLLARLRSSFGDCRAWAGHHGHTRTPA, encoded by the coding sequence GTGGCCGAGCAGAGCCAGTTCGAGGAACTGGCACGCCAGCTGAGTGCCATCGGCGCCGTCAAGCGCGGCCTGTCGCGCATCCTCCCGCCGGAGTGCCCCACCGGGTCGGCCGCCGTGCTGTCCCTGCTCGGGCAGCACGGCGAGATGAGGATGAGCCGGCTCGCCGAATTGCTCGCCGTGGACATGTCGGTGACCAGCCGGCATGTGACCCACGTCGCGGAGCGCGGCTGGATCGAGCGGTCTCCCGACCCCGTCGACAAGCGCTCCCGCATCCTGCGGCTCACCGCCGCCGGCTCGGACATGCTCGACGACCTCGCCGAGCGCCACATCGCAACCCTCGCTCGCACCCTCAGCGACTGGTCCGACGACGAGGTCGGGCAGCTCAACGTGCTGCTGGCCCGGCTGCGCAGCAGCTTCGGCGACTGCCGGGCCTGGGCCGGTCACCACGGGCACACCCGAACACCCGCTTAA
- a CDS encoding RNA polymerase sigma factor SigF — translation MSAEQGSSKVLTKDAPETLSSELPSSGAIDTRTLSRSLFLRLAVLASQEPDSPERTYVRDTLIELNLPLVRYAAARFRSRNEPMEDIVQVGTIGLIKAIDRFDCERGVEFPTFAMPTVVGEIKRFFRDTSWSVRVPRRLQELRLALTRASDELAQKLDRSPTVPELAAVLGVSEEDVVDGLAVGNAYTASSLDTPSAEDDGGEGSLADRLGYEDTALEGVEYRESLKPLLAKLPPRERQIIMLRFFANMTQSQIGEEVGISQMHVSRLLTRTLAQLREGLIAD, via the coding sequence ATGTCCGCAGAACAGGGCAGCTCGAAGGTGCTCACGAAAGACGCACCGGAGACACTCAGCTCCGAATTGCCGAGCTCTGGCGCCATCGACACCCGCACTCTGTCCCGCTCCCTTTTCCTGCGGCTCGCCGTGCTGGCCTCCCAGGAACCGGACAGCCCGGAGCGCACTTACGTACGGGACACGCTGATCGAGCTCAATCTTCCGCTGGTCCGGTACGCCGCGGCGCGGTTCCGCAGCCGGAACGAACCCATGGAGGACATCGTCCAGGTCGGCACGATCGGCCTGATCAAGGCGATCGACCGGTTCGACTGTGAACGCGGCGTCGAATTCCCGACGTTCGCGATGCCGACCGTGGTCGGCGAGATCAAGCGCTTCTTCCGCGACACCTCGTGGTCGGTGCGGGTCCCGCGCCGTCTCCAGGAGCTGCGGCTCGCGCTGACCAGGGCCAGTGACGAACTCGCCCAGAAGCTGGACCGCTCACCCACCGTCCCCGAACTCGCCGCTGTGCTCGGCGTATCGGAGGAGGACGTGGTCGACGGCCTCGCGGTGGGCAATGCGTACACGGCGTCCTCCCTGGACACCCCGTCCGCCGAGGACGACGGTGGCGAGGGATCCCTGGCGGACCGTCTGGGGTACGAGGACACGGCGCTGGAGGGCGTCGAGTACCGGGAGTCGCTCAAGCCACTGCTGGCCAAACTCCCGCCTCGGGAACGGCAGATCATCATGCTCCGCTTCTTCGCGAACATGACGCAGTCCCAGATCGGCGAAGAGGTCGGTATCTCGCAGATGCACGTCTCGCGGCTGCTCACGCGGACACTGGCCCAGCTGCGCGAGGGGCTGATCGCCGACTAG